The Candidatus Binatia bacterium genome includes the window CTCGGAGCGCGGCACGCGATCGGCGTCTCCTCGGGCACCTCGGCGATCTCGATCGGGCTCGCGGCCCTCGGCGTGGGTCCCGGTGACGAGGTGATCGTGCCCGCGTTCACCTATTTCGCCACCGCGAGCGCGGTGGTCCAGACGGGTGCGAGGCCCGTGTTCGCGGACGTGGAGCCGCGGCGCTTCGGCCTCGACCCGGCCGCCCTGGAGGCCGCGATCACGCCGCGCACGCGCGCGATCGTTCCGGTGCATCTGTACGGGCTCGCCTGCGAGCTCGCGCCGCTCCTTGCGATCGGAGAGCGGCGGGGGATCCCGATCCTGGAGGACGCCGCGCAGGCGATCGGCGCGACCGACGCGGGGCGCCCGGTCGGAGCCTCGAGCGCCGGCGCCACGCTGAGCTTCTTTCCGACCAAGAACCTGGGCGCCCTGGGCGACGCGGGCGCCATCCTCACCGAGAAGGACGACGTCGCGGCGCGCGCGCGGCTCCTGCGCGTGCACGGCGACGCGGGGAACTACCGGCACACGGCGCTCGGCACGAACGCGCGCCTCGACGCGTTGCAGGCGGCGCTGCTCCGCACCAAGCTGCGCCATCTCGAGGCCTGGACCGAGGAGC containing:
- a CDS encoding DegT/DnrJ/EryC1/StrS family aminotransferase, with translation LGARHAIGVSSGTSAISIGLAALGVGPGDEVIVPAFTYFATASAVVQTGARPVFADVEPRRFGLDPAALEAAITPRTRAIVPVHLYGLACELAPLLAIGERRGIPILEDAAQAIGATDAGRPVGASSAGATLSFFPTKNLGALGDAGAILTEKDDVAARARLLRVHGDAGNYRHTALGTNARLDALQAALLRTKLRHLEAWTEERRGIAAHYREALADTPVVLPEEPAGARHTYHQFTIRAPERDALQKRLAERGIGSRVYYPIPLPAQPVFAEAGWRIEAFPVSQALSREVLSLPIFPGLTPAEVDRVAGAISGFYRERR